The genomic region CCGGCGGTCAAGCCCACGGTCGCGGAGTTCCTCGAGCAGCCGGGCAACCTCACGTTCCGGCTGCCGCGCTACGACCCGGACTTCCCGGTCTACGACTACACCGACATCCTCGACGTGTCCGAGGACGTCCCCGAGCTCGAGGCGCTGCACCGCTGGGCCATGGTGCTGCACAACCAGTACCCGTGGGAGCGGTCGAAGGTGGAGCTGGCCGAGGCCGGCGACCTCCGGGACGACGACTACGTGGTCGCCTTCCACCCGCGGGACAAAGAGGTGCGGGCCTTCCTGCGCCGGCTTCGCGCCGGCGCCGAGCCACAGCACGTCGCCGGGCCCCGAGAGTCGCGCCCGCCGGTCCGGCCGTATCCGGAACTCGACGTGCGGCGACGCTTCTCGGTGCAGCCGCGGATCGAGGCGCTGGCGGCGGTGCACGGCGACCAGGTGTGCAGCAACGACGACCTGATCCGCAACACGGCCTACAACTGGTCGCCGATGAGCGCCGACGAGATCGCATCCAAGACCGGCATCGAGCAGCGCGAGTACAGCTCGCTCCCGCTGGAGGAGCTCGCCCTGCGGGCCGCCGAGTCGGCGCTGGACAAGGCGGGGCGGCAGCCGGAGGAGATCGGCGGCGTCCTGGTCTGCACCTGCACCAGTTCTCGGCTCATCCCGTCGCTGGCCACCTACCTCTGCGGGCAGCTCGGGATGCACCAGGTCTACGCCGCCTACGACATCATCGCCGCCTGCGCGGGCATGCCCTACGGCGTCGCGGACGCCGTCCGGATGCTGCAGGAGGTGGAGCGGCCGGTCCTGGTCGTCTGTGTCGAGAAGTTCTCCGACAAGATCGGCAACATCCGGACCTCCCGGATGATCTTCGGGGACGGCGCGGCGGCGCTGGTCGTCGGCCCGGCTGCGGACGGGACCGACGGCGACATCGAGTTCATGAAGACCTACGCCAGCGGCCCGGCCAGCGAGGTGAACTCGATCCTCTGGCCCAATCCGGAGTTCGACAACAACATCACGGTGTTCGGCCCACAGGTGAAGGCACTGGCGGGGCGCTACCTCGCGCAGATGATCGACGAGCTCGGGAAGCTGCCCGCACCGGAGGGACGGGACGGGTCGCTGATGGACGCGATCGACCTGATCGTGCCGCACCAGGCCAACAAGACGATGGTCATCCAACTGGCCGAGCGGGCGGGGCTGACCGCCGACCAGCTCTACTTCAACATCGAGAGGGTCGGCAACACGTCGTCGGCGAGCATCCCGCTGGCCATCCACGACGCGGTGCGCGACGGCGTGATCACCGAACCCCTGCGGGTCTTCGCGCCGGGGTTCGGTGCGGGCGCCGTGGCCGGGTACGCGGTGATGCGGGTGGACCCGGCGGTGGTCGCGGTCCAGCGTCCCGGCGAGCAGGGGACCGGAGCCGCCCAGCCGGACATGCCCGCGCAGCCCGAGCGCGCCCCGGCGTCCGAGGAGATGCAGACGGCGTTCGGCTGAGAAAGCCCCTCCGTCCCCACCCCACCCCTCGTCCCTCGGGGTGGGGCCCTGGGAGGGGGCCGGGCTCAGCTCGAGCGGCGCTCCACGACGTACGTGCCGGGCGCCGGCTCCAGCGCCGGGTGAGCCGAGCTGCCGACATCCGTGGGCCGCTCGACCTCGTCACCCGAGCGCTCGTTCATCCACTCCGCCCAGGGCTCCCACCAGCTCCCGGTGTGCTTCGTCGCGGCTGCCCGCCAGGCCTGCGGGTCCGGGCCGGGCTCGCCTCCCGTCCAGTAGCTGGCCCTGGGGTTACCCGGCGGGTTGACCAGGCTCTGGATGTGTCCGCTGGAGCTCAGCACGAACGTCGTCGGGCCGGAGAGCAGCTGCGTCGTCCGGTAGCAGCCGTCCCACGGCGTCAGGTGGTCGGTGAGCGCACCGGTGACGAACGTGGGCACGGTGATCCGGCTCAGGTGGACGGGCGTGCCGAGCACGCGCATCGCTCCCGGGTGGACCAGGGCGTTCTTCCCGAAGATCTCCAGGAACTGCTCGTGCAGCCGAGCGGGCAGATTCGTGCCGTCCGCGTTCCACGCGAGGATGTCGAAGGCGGGCGGGTCCTCACCCATGAGCCATTCGCTGACCAGGTAGTTGAAGATCAGGTCGTCGGGCCGCATCCAGGTGAACACCGAGCCCATCTGCCGCGCGGTGATGACCCCGCCCCGCCGCGAGTTCCGCCGCGCCAGGTCGAGCAGGCGCGGGGCGGAGAACGCGCCCAGCGGTGCCCGGCTGGAGAAGTCGAGCAGGGTGACGGCATAGCCCGCGGCGTGCACCCGGTCGTCGCCGGTGGCGGCGAGGTGGTTGAGCGCCGTCGTCATCAGCTGGCCGCCGGCGCAGAACCCGAGCGTGGTGACGTCGGGGGAGCCGGTGATCTCTCGCGCGACGTCGATCGCGGTCAGGACGCCGCCGGAGTAGGTGTCCAGGTCCCAGTCCGCCTCCTGCTTCGTCGGGTTCCGCCAGCTGATCATGAAGACCTGGAGGCCCTGGCTCACCGCGTACTCGACGAAGCTCCGTCCCGGGCTCAGGTCCAGGAAGTAGAAGCGTCCGATGGGCGGCGGCACGATGACCAGCGGTCGATGCCGCACGCGCGCCGTCGACGGTGCGTACTGGATGACCTCGAGAACCTCGTCACGGTGGACCACGGCTCCCGGGCTGACCCCGAGATCCTTGCCCACGGTGAAGGCGCTGCGGTCGACCTGGGTCGGCATCCCGCCGTTGTGCCGGAGGTCGTGGAGCAGGTGGCCGAGGCCTCGGACGAGGCTGCGCCCGCCGGTGTCGAAGGCGCGCTTCAGCGCCGCGGGGTTGCCGAGCAGGGTGTTCGTGGGGGCCAGGGCGCTGATGTACGCGTTGAGGACGAAGCGGGCCTGCTCCACCTCCCGCCAGTCCGGGCCGCTGGCCTCGTAGTCGTCGACGAGGCGAGTCAGAGATCCGGACAGCGCCACGTACGACTGGGCGAGGCGCCGGTAGCCCGGATTCTGCGACCAGGCGGGGTCGGCGAACCGCTTGTCCTTCGGCGAGGGGGCGATCTCGTCGGTGCCGCGGAGGATGCGCACGGAGTCACGCCCGAGCCGGACCGCCTCCCGTGCCAGGGGTCTGGGCCGGGCGAAGGTCGCGAACAGTCCGCGGACGACACCTCGGGGCGTGGGCAGGGCGACCGGTTCGCCACCCTCCACCGACGCGATGGCCTCGGACTCGCTCCGCGGCGCCGGACCCTCGGATCCACGGATCCTGCGCTCCGGCGAGGTCGAACTCGGCACTGTGGTGGTCGACACGGAAGCCCCCTTCGTGACCCGGATCACGCCAGAGCCCGACGGTAGACGCCACGCACGGTCCCGTGCGTTCTTCGGGTCCTCGTCCGTCGCCGCACTACGCCCTGATCACGGCCGGGGAACGTCGTGCGGAGCTCGTCGACCTCGAACCGACCGCGGTGGAACCCGTCAGTGATGCTGGCTCTCGGCTGCGCCGGACAGGTCGGTGAGGTACCGCAGAGCGGTCAGACTCGGGAGGAAGAAGTAGGCGCCCCCACGCGTGGTGACCAGCCGCGGTAGGTCGGTGAGCACCGTCGCGCCTCCGGGACCGGGTATGGAGAAGGTGCCGGCCGCGTCGTCGTTCGCACCGACGATGGGATCCTTGGACCGGCCCAGCCCGGGTGCGAAGAGGCCGTCGTTGGCCCAGTCGGCCATGAGGAACTCGAACTGGTCGCGGAGGCTCACTCCGATGAACATGCCGAGCAGGCCGCGCTCCACGCCGTCGTGCGGCCGGGCCGGGTCGAACGCCGGGCCGTAGGTGAGCCCGCGGCGCACGATGCGGTGCTTGTGGCCACCGTTCCCGGCCACGCGGGACCCTCGCGGGTACATCCGGCGGACGTGTGCCCCGATGGGACAGGCCATGCCTCGCTCGTCGGCGAACCGGCCGACGTAGTCGAAGTCGTTGAGCTGCTCGGGGGAGAGGGGAGGCTGCGGAGTATCCGCGTGGGGAGAGAGAACGAGCGGCGTCCCGTTGCGCCACCGGCCGCAGAGCTTGGCCGCGATCAGCTCCGTTGACAGACCCGTCCGACGGCTGTGCTCGGTCAGCAGCTCGGTGAAGGCGTCGACGTCCTGGGCCAGCATCCGGAAGGCGGCGAAGCTGCCGTTGCGGCCGAGGGCGTCCGGGGTCGGCACCGGATAGCTGAAGCCGACGTGCTGGCTGGGATGACCGAGCAGGAACTCGCCGGTCGGCGCGACCGGCATGGCATCCGGCGGGCCGGTGGGAGGAGCCGATGCGATGGTGGGCTGCGAGATGCCGTCGACGTATCCGAAGTGGTCCACCCGCGCTCCCAGCAGGGCTGCGTCGAACCGGCAGAGCTCCGTGAGGCCGCGGCCTGACGCGGAGACGACGGCGTCCGTCGGGCGGTTCAGGGCGGCGCCGTCCCGGGCGAACACGGAGACGAGCAGGTGCAGCCCCGGGTCGGTGAAAGCCGGCAGCCAGTTCGCCGGTGCGCTGGTACCGACGTCGCCGACCCGCTCGGCCCGGGCAGCGGCGCCCGCGATGAACTCGTCGGGGAAGCTCGCCAGCGATCTCTGGGAGACGCCGAGGGCCTGGAGCCCGGCAAAGGTGATCCCCACGTTCAGGCAGTGCTCCGGCTTGGTCTCCCACGGGGCGCCGCTGGTGACCTGCGGTGTGCTCGGGCCGCCGTCCACCAGTGAGGCCAGCAGTCGGTGTGCGACCGCGGGCACGTCGATCCGGAGCAGCACGTGGCGCGCCAGCGGCATCGTGTATCCCCGGACGATCAGCCCCTGGACGTCGGCGAGGTCCAGTGCGGACACCACGGATCAGCCGGTGGGGGCTGCCAGGATGTCGAGCACCGTTCGATCCGGATAGGCGCTGTAGAACGGCGGGACACAGCCCAGGTCGTGCAGACGGATGTACGCCAGGAACTCGTCACGGTGCGCTTGGACCGGCAACGGCGGGGCGTCGCCCACGTGCTGGAGAAGAGCGTTGAAGACGTCGCCGATGTGGTCGACGAACTCGTTGATGTAGGTGGCGAAGTCGCCGTCGTACGTGGTGATGACGGCCAGGCGGGTCTCGTCGAGGAACACGAACCGGGCGAAGTGGACGGTGGAGATCTGGTCCAGGGCCCGGATGATCGGGTTCTGCTCCCGGGGCAGGGACTGCAGCTGCTCGATCGTTGCCCGCAGGGCCGCGAAGTCCTCTGATGAGCGGATGGGCAGCACCAGCGTCAGGGGGTGCTGCACCGTCTCGTCGGCGGTGGATCGTCCGTGCGTGTCCGGCATGCGAGTGGTCATGGCGTGCCCTCTGTGCGGAGCGGCTCGATGGCGACCGCCGCCCGTTGTTGAGCGCGGCTGCCTCGCAGTGTGCCGACATCCGGCCACCGGCGGTGCGTTCCGTCGCGCGGCTCCTCGACGCACCGCTGCCGCCAGTGCTCGTCCTGTCGTCAGCCGGGGCCGGGACCTGCTCGGTGCCAGGGCACGAACAGCTACCCCAGGCCGAGCATCACCGTTGCGTGGACTGCGCGGCGGCGGCGAGGAGCACGACGGCGACGACCACGGAGAGGGTCGACAGCAGGCCGTTGGAGGACATTCCACAGGACCGATCTGACATGTGTCGAGAAGATCGCCTGGTCGCTCGCGAAGCCCAGCAGGCCGAACACCAGGAGGAACAGCGTCACGAGGACGGCGCCGGTGCGTGCGTGGCGTACACGAGGGCTCCGGGCCCGTCCGTTCCTGGAGTGTGCGGAGGTGGGGATCCGGCGCCTCGTGAGGTGACGGACACGGTGAGTCAGTGGCTGCAGGATTTCATCGGTGACGCAGCAACGCGCATTGACAGCGAGTAGCGACTGCCCAACCATTCTGAACCGCCGTGGCACCGGAAACCGTCCGTCAAACGACACTCACGGGGCCAAGGGGGAACCGATGGACCACGCGGTGGTGACACGTGTCGGCTTGCTGGACGGGTTCACCCTCGAGCTGCAGGGTGTCGGTCGTGATGCTGCACCGGAGCTCCCGCGAACAGTTCAACGACTGATCGCGCATCTCAGTCTCACCAGACGGCCGGCACGAACGGCGATCGCCGGGAAGCTGTGGCCGGAGGTCACCGAAGAACACGCACATGGCAGCTTGCGGTCCTCGCTGTGGCGCGTGCACAAGGTCGCACCGGGACTCATCACCGTGTCCGGCGGCACGTTGTCCATCGCTCGTGATGTGCTCGTCGACGTCCATGAGTTGGTGGCGTGGGCGCGGCAGGCACTGGATCCTTCCTGCTCGGCGACGGACGTCCTCGCCGCCGGAGACCTCGGTCTGCCGGGGGAGCTCCTCCCGGGGTGGTACGAGGACTGGGTTCTCCTCGAGCGCGAGCGGCTGCGACAACTCCGCATGCACGCCCTCGAGGCGCTGGCGGAGAAGTACGCGGCAGCGGGCCGCTACGGCGAGGCAGTGCAAGCGGCGTACGCCGCAGTACGAGCCGAGCCGCTGAGAGAGAGCGCCCACCGCACGGTCGTGCGTGTCCACCTGGCCGAGGGGAACGTTGCCGAGGCGGTCCGCGCATACGAGTCGTTCCACGAGATGCTGGCCGACGAGATGGGCGCTGCTCCGACGCCGCAGATGCGCCGACTGGTCGACAACCTCCCGGGGCGACGCGCGACGGCGGCGATCCGCTCCTGAGGCCGCGGAGGGTTCTCCTCGGCGACGAGCGGGCTCTCCCACCGTGGGGGAGTGGCCTCCGCAGTCGTCGCGCTGATGCCGCTTCCGTCGCGAGCTCGTGTGGTGGCACGCCTGGACCCACGGCCGGTCTGCCTCGCGATCCGGGCGGGATCGTCCGAGGTGGCCGAGGACCGACGTACCGGTGTTCCGACGGCGACCCGCCGACGTTGACATGGTCGTGACGGTGCGGTGACGCCGGGCCCCGACCATCGGGGTGTGGGGAGACGGGCGGGGCCCCCGGTGTCGCACGCCGGAGCAGTAGCGGGCTGAGCGGACAGGCAGCCGGGCCGAAGGAGCGGTGATGAGCACGCAGGACCACGGCGACCGGGCGGCCGCCAACGATCCGGGGGCCAGTGCGTCGGCCACCGCGGCGGAGGAGCGCACCTCGTCGACGGACGATTCCGCGGGTTCGGCGAAGGGCGCCCGACAGGGGGGCAAGACGCCGGCTCCGGACGACTCGACCCCCGACACCCTCGGCGAACTCATGGCAGAGCTCCGGAAACGGCAGTCGGAGCTCGCCACCACCATCAAGCAGGGCAAGGCCTCGCTCGCCGACCGCGAGAGCCAGCAGCAGAAGGTGAAGAAGCAGCTGGCCGACCTCGACCGTGCCGCGGGCGATCTCGAGAGGACGCGCACGGACAGCCAATCCGTCCTCGACGACGCGCAGAAGGCCCTGGACGACGCCCGCCCGCTCATCGACCAGCTCGACGACGACGTCGAGGAGGCGCTCGGGAAGGCGCTCGCAGCGATCGACAAGGCCATCGCCGACAAGCAGGCCGAGGTCGACGTCCAGGCCGGCGAGGTCCCGAAGCTCGAGTCGGAGCGCGACCGGCTGCAGCGAGCATGGGTCGAGCAGCAGGTGGCCCACGACGCCGCCAGCGCGCGGCTCACGGGACTGCCTGCGGCCATCAAGCAGACGACGGCCAGGCTCAAGGCGCTCCGGTCCGAACTCGTCGCCGCGACGACCGCGGGGCATGCCGCGAAGGCCTGCGTCCTGGCGCTGGAGGTCACCGCCAGGAAGACCGAGCTCGAGGACCTGCGCGACCCCTCGTACGAGGCGGATCTGATCGAGGCGGTCACCGACGCCGGGACGGCGCTCTCCGCGGCGGGCGACGCCCTCGCCGACGGGCAGTCCGCCCTCACCGAGCGTCAGGCGAAGGTCGACGAGCTGAAGGCCGAGCTGACCGCGCTGTGGCAGTCCCGGGCCGCGAAGGTCCAGCAGTTGTACGACGCGCCGTCCGACGCGGCGTCCGCCGCCCCCGCAGCCTGAGGAGTCGGGTACATGCCCCCGCAGTTGAGCTATCCCGGTGTGTACGTCGAGGAGATCCCGAGCGGTGTCCGTGCGATCACGGGGGTCGCGACGTCGATCGCGGCGTTCGTCGGCTGGACACCCCGTGGGCCGGTCGACCAGGCCGGCCACGTCTTCAGCTGGGCTGACTACGACCGCCACTTCGGAGGGCTTCACCGCGACAGCATCGTGAGTTATGCGGTGTCGCACTTCTTCGCCGCCGGTGGCCAGGAGGCGTACATCGTCCGGGTGGCGGACCCTGCGGCGACCCTCGCCGAACTGACGGTGGACGACCTGACGCTCCGGAGCACGGGCCCGGGGGAGTGGGGCAACGAGTACGGCGTCGATGTCGTCGTCGTCAGCACCGACGACGACGGGAGCCTGCGTTTCGGGCTGACGGTGATCCGCCGCAACCCCTCGGACGGCACCCGGCAGGTGGCCGAGGTCTTCGAGAACCTGTCGCTGCTCCCCTCGGACGCGCGGTACGTCGAGGGCGTCGTCAACGAGGAGTCCGAGATCCTCAACGCCGCGGTCGCCGAGGGCGGGACGACCGTCTCCGCCGTCACCGGGGAGATGCTCCAGGGCGGTTCCGGCGGCACGGTCCTCATGCCAGGAGACGCCGACTTCTGGGCGCAGGTCATGCCCACCGACGCGGACGAGGACGGTCGCCTCGGTGGGGTGCACCACCTGGACCGGGTCGATCTGGTCAACCTGCTGTGCGTGCCGGGCCTCACCGACCTCGCCAGCCTGGCGGCGCTGGCGGCATTCTGCAGGGACCGTCGCACCTTCCTCATCGCCGATGGCGGCACCACGACGAACGACGCGACCGTCACGCCGATCCAGGGTGACGCAGGGATCAACGCCGCCCTCTACTACCCGTGGGTGCGGGTGCCCGATCCGCTCCAGGAGGGGCGGGCGCGCCCGTTCCCCCCGAGCGGGATCGTCGCCGGCATCTACGCCCGGACCGACACCACCCGCGGAGTCTGGAAGGCCCCCGCCGGCATCGATGCGAGCCTCGGTCCGGTGCGTGACCTCGGCAACGTGCTCACCGACGCGGAGTCGGGCCGGCTGAACAAGAAGGGCGTGAACGCGCTCCGGACCTTTCCCATCTACGGCCCCGTCGTCTGGGGCGCGCGCACCTGCCGAGGCAACGACGAGATCGGGTCCGAGTGGAAGTACGTGCCGGTCAGGAGGACGGCGCTGTTCATCGAGGAAACCCTCCGCCGGAGTCTGAAGTGGGTCGTGTTCGAGCCCAACGACGAACCACTGTGGGCGCAGATCCGGCTCAACGTGGGTGCCTTCCTGCACGACCAGTTCCGCAAGGGCGCCTTCCAGGGGGCGACACCGCGGGAGGCCTACTTCGTCAAGTGCGACAAGGAAACGACGACCCAGAACGACAGGAACCTCGGCATCGTCAACATCGTGGTCGGCTTCGCCCCGCTGAAGCCCGCCGAGTTCGTCGTGCTCAAGCTCCAGCAGATGGCTGGGCAGGTCCAGGCCTGAGGAGGCGACGATGGCCCAGTTCAACGTCAACGTCCACCGCTTCGACCCCTACAAGAACTTCAAGTTCAGGGTCCGGTGGGAGGGCCGGGACGTCGCCGGCATCAGCAAGGTAGGAGCCCTCAAGCGAACGACGGAGGTCGTCGAGCACCGCGAGGGCGGCGATCCCAGCACCAGCCGCCGGGGCCCGGGCAGGACGAAGTACGAGGCGATCACCCTGGAACGGGGCGTGACGCACGACCTGGAGTTCGAGCAGTGGGCGAACAAGGTCTGGCACTACGGCAACGGTCCCGGGCAGGAGATGTCGCTCAAGGACTTCCGCCGCGACCTCCTGATCGACCTCTACAACGAGGCGGGCCAGGTCGTGAAGACGTTCAAGGTCTACCGCTGCTGGGTCTCGGAATTCCAGACGCTGCCCGACCTCGACGCCAACGCCAACGCGGTCGCGATCGAGACGATCAAGCTGGAGAACGAGGGGTGGGAACGCGACCGCGACGTGCCCGAGCCCTCCGAGCCCACGCTGAACCAGTGACCCATGCTCGCCGCCGATCTCGTCTCCGCCTGGGAGCAGGGCCAGAGCCGGTCACCTGCTCACCGCTGGCAGCCCCTCCTGGCCGTGCTGGGGGTCGACGTCGGCCGGCGGACGCAGCTGAGCGTCGGACAGCGCGACGCCCTGTTGCTGGACCTGCGGGGTGAGCTGTTCGGCTCGAGCATCGTCGCCGTCGCCTCGTGCCCCGACTGCGCGGAGCGGGTGGAGCTCGGCTTCGAGGTCGACGACGTGCGCACCCGCCCGCCCGGCGATCCGACGGCCACCTTCGAGCTGACCAGCGCGGGCTACACCGTTCTCGCCCGGCCGCCCGCGGCGGGGGACCTCGCCGAGCTCGGGACGGCCCGGTCCGGGGCGGACGCACGCGAGCTCCTGATGGCCCGGTGTGTCACTGCCGCCCGGCGGGGGGACGCCGACGTCCCGGTGACGGAGCTCCCTGACGGCGTCCGCGCGGAGCTGGTGGCGCGGATGGCCGCGGCCGACCCGCAGGCCGACACCCGCCTCGTGCTCACCTGCCCCTCCTGCGCGTGCACCTGGGCGGCGACGTTCGACATCGTGTCCTTCCTCTGGCAGGAGCTGGACGCCTGGGTCCACAGCCTGATCGACGACGTCCACCGCCTCGCGTCGGCGTACGGCTGGTCGGAGGCCGAGATCTTCGCCATGAGCCCGTCGCGTCGATCCCTCTACCTCGGTCTGGTCCGGAGATGACCGACTTCCTGGGCCACCTCGTGGCGCGCAGCGCGGGTCTGGGGGAGGAGCTGGCACCACGGCTCCGGGCCAGGTTCGAGCCGGTCGGCGGCCCTTCGGTGACCGACCCCGATCCAGGGGACGACGAGCCACCCGGGATCCACTCGGTGCACCGGCTCCCATCCGCACCGGATCCTGCACCCCCGGCCGGACGGGACCCCGCGGACGGCGCTCCCGCCCGCGGGGTGGCTCGAGCGGACGAGCCGCCGCCGGCTCCCGCCCCCGGTTCGGAGTTGCGCGAAGCCGGATCGGCAGGCGCGGTGCCGCCCCGGGGACCACGCCGGCCCGTCGTGGTGGCCCCCGCACCAGTCGTGGCACCCGTTGCGCCGGTTCCCCCGGCCGCCCCTCCGGCCACGGACGTCCCGCCGCCGCAGGCCGAGGTGGCGGCCGCGTCGACACCGACGGCGGTGCCGGCGCCGGCGCCGTTGCCGTCCTCGCCGTCGGCGCAGGACCGGGTCCGCCCGATCGTCGCCGACCCGGCGCACCACGCGCCCCGGCTCGCCCGGCCGGGAGACGCCGACGAGGCCGCTCCGGGCGTGGCCACGCCGCCCCCCCGTCCGCCGGCGGAGGTGGTGGCCCATCGCGGGACGCCCCCGGAGCGTGAGGCAGCCGCACCGCTCGAGGCTCCGGTCGCCGCACCCCCTCCCGGTGACGTCCCGCCGGTGCCACGACGCGAGCCCGCCCGGCGCCGGGCGCCGTCGGAGGACGTCGGTCCCGAGCACTGGCTGCGTCCGCCGCCCCCACGCGAGCGCTCGCCCGATCACGCGGACCGGACGAGCGCGCGCACACAGCCGACCATCGAGGTCACCATCGGTCGGGTCGAGATCCGGAGCCGGCCGGCACCCAGTGCGGCACCGCGGCAGCCGGCGCCCCGCGCAGGAGTGCTGCCGCTGGCCGAGTACCTCGCCCGCCGGTCGGGGAGCCGATGATGGCCAACCACCTGGCGATCGCGACGGTCACCGAGGCGCTGCGCCTGCGGCTCGCCGAGGTCATCGGGACCGAGGTCTCGGGCGTCGACGTCGTCGCCCGGCGCCCGGAGGCCACGGACGGCCAGTCGACGAGCCAGGTCACCATCTTCCTGTACCGGGTGACGCCCAACGCGGCACTGCGGAACGCGGACCTGCCGACCCGCGGCGCCGACGGCAACGACGTTCGCCGGCGTCCGCGCGTCGCCATCGACCTGCACTACCTGCTGAGCTTCTCGGGCGACGAGGAGCAGCTGGTCCCGCAGCGCATGCTCGGCACCTCGCTCGCGGCCCTCCACAGCGCTCCCGGCCTCAGCCGCGCCGAGCTGGCGACAGCGAGCCAGGACGAGCCGTGGCTGACGGGCTCGGACATGGCCCAGGAGGTCGAGTCGGTGCACTTCTCCCTCGGCCAGCTGTCGCTGGACGACATGTCGAAGGTCTGGTCGGTGTTCGTCCAGGTGCCCTACCGACTGTCGGTGGCCTACGGCGCGAGCGTCGTGCTCATCGAGGCACCGGTCACGGCGCGTGATCCCGTCCCGGTGCAGCAGAGCGGCGTCGACGCCGTCCCCGTGCGACAGCCGGTCATCGACCAGGTCCGAGTGACGGGAACTGCC from Blastococcus colisei harbors:
- a CDS encoding DUF4255 domain-containing protein gives rise to the protein MMANHLAIATVTEALRLRLAEVIGTEVSGVDVVARRPEATDGQSTSQVTIFLYRVTPNAALRNADLPTRGADGNDVRRRPRVAIDLHYLLSFSGDEEQLVPQRMLGTSLAALHSAPGLSRAELATASQDEPWLTGSDMAQEVESVHFSLGQLSLDDMSKVWSVFVQVPYRLSVAYGASVVLIEAPVTARDPVPVQQSGVDAVPVRQPVIDQVRVTGTASAGAPLQLEILGRNLRGPVTAVRVDDGDPAPVATVTDRRIVVGADGLPAGVHAVQVVHRLEIGVPPVPHDAVESASAAFLLRPSVTADFVPDAGPPPDPRKDVVAVTFAPPLAAGQRVSLLLDEFTTPAPADRLLGFHRLEPVTAPAAGDTTLRFVRGDVPAGTYLVRVQVAGAESPLDFHRGETPSRPPDPRVTLP